The nucleotide sequence GCAGAACTTGGAGTCGAACTGGACGGGCGGGTAGAGGCGCAGGCTCTCGTGGAGCACCGCGGTCACGTAGTGCATGCCCTTCAGCTGCTCGTAGGTTGGAACCTCGTCATTCTCGTCCTTCCCTTTCGTGACAGCGGCTACTTCATCACGGATCGCGGCCACGACCTTGGGATGCtgcgagaggaggaagaagacgctgGTGAGGGAGGAAGCCACGGTGTCGCGGCCCGCTAAGAGGAAGCTGATGACGATATCTCGAAGGTATCTGTCATCCTCGACGGAACTCATGAAGCGAGAGAGGAGATCATGGCCGGAGGCAGAGCCCAGAACCCGGCGTTGGCGTATGACCTCGTCCGCCAGCACATTCACTCTCCGGATCGATCGCCGTAGCTCTCTCTCGGATCCCACGTTGAGGAACCGCTTTAGCTTCCATACTAATGGCGCGATCGTGGCACCTCGCCGCGCCAACAACGTCGATGCCCTGTCGAAGGCCATGGCGAACTCGGACATGGGGAGTGACAGCTCCAGGCACCCTGGATCCAGCCCGAAGGAGATCTTGCATACGGTATCGAACGCGAACCTCCGGAATACGTCTTGAAGCTCCACCGTGTTATCCCCTGATGGATCAGACACGAATGCCAGAAGGGGGAGAAGCCGGTGGTGAACCTCACCGGAGACGATACGGAAGGCATACGAACGCAACGAGGCGCTGCCGAGCTCAAGGCTCGCCATCTTCCGCTGGAACCGCCATGCCTCTCCGTCGACATTAAATATGCCATGGCCGAGGAGATCACCGAGGATGGTGGAGAAGGGCTTTCCCTTGGGGAAGTTGTCGAAGTTGGTCTTGAGCATGTACTCGACGTTGTCGGGGTTGGCGGTGATCGTGTTCCCGAGCACATGGATTTGGACAGTTCCAGTCGGCGACTGGCGGAGGAGGTGGGCGTACCAGTCGCAGAGGTTGTCGAACTCGGCGGTCCACGTGGAACTCAGGTACGCCCTGCAGACAGAGCAGTTGCACCACGGCCGCCACCTCACCAAGAGGAGAAGCCCGGAGAAGGCGATGAAGGTGGCGgcgaagatgaagaagaaagaggagacgTAGCTTTGCAGCCATACCGCGGCTGCCATGCTTGGTCTCTCGGGGTTGGGATGGACCGGATAAGGAGGGGGAAGGCAACGGGGGAGGGGGCGTTGCTTTATAGGGGCAAAGCAAAGTGGATGGTGTACGTGCGACGACAGAGGCCTCTCGACATGACCGGTGATCGACAACCGCGCATGGGCTGCGCCAGCCACACGGCGAACACGGGCACGAACTCCTCGTGCGCTAAAAGGCGACGACTTGGGAGGGGAAGGCAGTCATAAGCGATGACGTCAGCGAGGGGAGGCAATGGAGCCGCACGGGACATCGGCTTCGCAGTCGGATTCACGTTTCGTTGGCTCTTTCCCTATTGGCGGAGCGATCGCGGGGCCCTGTTGACTTGACCTTCTCGTGTTATTTCTGTGTGCTTTGGACGGCCCGTATTGGGTCAATGATCGAAGCTCGCAGGTTTGGTGGTGGTGAAAGGTAAACATGAACTAATTAAGGAAAGATTGGGGTGGCAACTTAGCTTTAAAAGGGTATTAAAAGAAGGAATTAACATATATTAAATTAGACTTTGATGGAACATAAATACTTAAATTTATTGATCGTAAGTCTAAATTCaatatatcaatataattttgtaatcatTAATAATATGAGACTATCCGATTGCTATATTTTCTTTTGTACTATAATATCTATCATAAGAAATAATGACTTTCGGTAATAATACCAtttgctaaaataaaaaaaatatatgtattaattatttaaattacatTTTTAACTCAAAATTGAGCTTACAAATCTATAGCTAAAAATGGATATGCTTCCcttttttattttacaaaataattatgttttcttttttttatttatttcaattgaatgaaatataaataaataaagaaaaaaaatcatgaaaataataattttggTTAATTCATTCATACGTATTTATatgtatttataatatttttagattcCTAGAATAAGATATCGAAGAAGAATAAAAGGTCCTAAtataagtgaaaaagaaaaaaccaaAATAACTATGTTCCTTATTTATAATGCTTCAAATTCTTTTAGCAAAGTAGCAATGTGGGAAGAGAAAAATAAAGGCATCCTAAAAAGGACACTTTTAGCACATTTAGATTTCTCTAAGAAAATCAtcctaaaaaatattaatcaatgATTATTTTCGCTAATTTACTCacacataattatatatatatatatatatatatatatatatatatatatatatatatatatatatatatatatatatatatatatatatatatatatatatatatatatatatatatatatatatatatatatatatatatatatatatatatatatatatatatatatatatatatatatagtatcgaAGTTGGCAAGTATTTTTTaggatgataaacaaataaaaaaaactatttgtaaataataaaaaaattgcaaATTATGATTTGATTATTGTTTGAAGCATAGTTCTATGTtttaggaaggaaaaaaaaaacattaaatgCATCTGCCGACATTTTACATCCCATATCACATCAACATGATATATGACAACCCACAGATCATCGATCGTCTTAACTCGGCCCCCTTCCTCTCTCTATCTTTTGCTCTGTGCTGAATGCATTATTATTAGCATGGTCTGCAATATCGAACTATACCACTCGGTACGAGCGATACGTATCAGTCCAACAgattatcggtacgcggaccgtttgTTACCGGTCTGAgtgactgtagcactatagcagagCTATAGTATTCGGCACAcctgagtataccgctcggtacatctgggtgtatcgctcggtataccgtactatATCGGTATCGAGCCCAGATCAAaacaccgatacggtacggtattacgaaccttgattATTAGTGTTTACCGGTAAACCATCGATACAAGTAGAAGCAGATCGTTGGTGTTTACGGGTAAACCATCGATGCATCGCTGCATGACTTCACCGACGCCAAGCAAGGCATGGGTGGCATCCATACATACCGTCATGTCGTTTGAGTCGGATAGCCAACACACGACGGTGGTCGCGACACGTCGGTAGCGTGCACAGCAATCCAACCACCGGTGGAGTTTGGTGTGGCTGTCGGAGTCGCACAGGAATGGCGTCCCTCACGTGTTCCATGTTTAACGTTCTCATGAATCAGTCTTTaatgatttttgtttttgtttttttgattTCGAAATCAAAAActcatttttttattgataaaaataaaaattaaatcagtATACTTCGAATTTGATCTAATTCGATTCTAAAGTTAATgtcatttaatgtaataaaaacaTTTAATGTGATAAGGATATCTTTCGGTCTTCTCATAGTTGTCATTTGATTTGATGAAACGGGAGTAGCTTTCAATTTTCTCTTTTGCTGGACTGCCATTTTCACCTCTCGCTAGCGTGTGGCTGTCTTCCACCAGTAGGTCGTGGGGACGTATGTGCTTCGATTGACGACGACTACTTCATCTTTTTCGATCGACAACTACAGTGGTGGGTGGAGGGTCTTTTATTTggtgctactatttcatcttctTCGATCGACTCACACTTATCAAATGATAAGTGTGTCCAAACAAATCCCATACGTGttgtcaaaaaaagaaaaaatgcatCCTTATGTATTTATATAATTGAGAATTCGAGTCGCATTGTTCTATATGATAATGATCTCTACGAACCTTGATAAAGAGTTTGTCAACATGTCAAATAAGCATAagattacattttgatttcttttacgattttatttctttttatgtcaACGATCATATGCTTTGTCGAATTAGGGCAATTTATCGGAGATGTGTTTTGGAGATTGAATGCATATTgatgttttataatttttttgaaattacGTTTGGattgaatattatattataaatactCAATTGCTAATGTTATTTTAGGATCGTATTGTTTAAGTATTTGTGAGATGTTAATAGttttttaaaaatttctcaaAGTTTTATCTTATAATATTGTTTCAAAAAtaaccaaatatataataaaaactcTATTCCTAATTTTTCTCTTCCATTCTCTTATATGATTtaatttattcatgaaattttatttattattctcgAATATCATTTTGCATtagtttatatgattatattatttatttattatatatctagacCATACATaactttttttataataatattgcatgcattcaattattttattttatttatttacttactaaataaaaatatatattcttttttttaataaatatttaaaatataaatgataCAATTTATCACATAATGTCAAATGaagttttgaaatataattttttcaaGAAACGTTGATGCTAATACACATTTAAGATTCAATTTTCATctgttatttaaattttttataactaTATGTTCATTCAAACCTCTTTCTCTaagtatatattaaaaatataaatatgttctataatggtttttttttaaaaaatgctaAGAGAATAGTGGTATGCTACTTATGATTGAAAAATTCGAATGACCTATAATGAGTTTGCCCGAAAAAACCTATGCTTTTGAATCGTAATATCATTCAATCCCATATATGTTAGCCTCGACGAAAACCCCGATTTGATATATGATAATATCATTCAATCCCATATATGTTAGTCTCAACGAAAACCCCGATTTGATATATGGTAATATCATTAAATGTCATATATGTTAGCCTCGACAAAAACCCCGATTTGATATATGGTATATGGTGGCTTCGATGATACCATTGGTAGGGGGGTAGCGATAGGATCTCAAGGAACAAAAATCTGTCAAATTTTcaacaggtttttttttttttttaagattgcAATTCAACAAATGAAACCTAATTGATCGCTGCATGGTAGCAGCAAACTTCACATGAGAAACGAGAAAACGAAGAGGAGCATCCTCTTATGCCAACCCAAGTGGGGCTGTACATCCATCTCTTGTGTTATACAGACTACACTTCTCGATATAATGTCCTAAAATATTAATGCAGGCGGCAAGCGCATCGAATAGAACCACAAAGATGCTAGAGATCAACAACACAAGCTTTGGAACAGTGCAAGCTCTGCTAAAACATGGAAGCAGACCCCTAAAAAAGAGGGGTCATCGTCCCTCGAAATGACACGACAGGACAAAAAATGATGCAACTTGGTTTGGATGTTTTTGTTTCATTTGACACCTTAAACATCTCACATCATAGTGTAGAGTACTAATACTTCATACGAATACGTAGAAAAATTGCCCAAATGGTGCGATGGCCATTAAAGGCCATCTGAAGTCAACATCCTACGTATAAATGTACCTGCCATGTTCAATGCAAAGCTATTTTTGTATGTGTTATAAAACATTTCAGAAAAGGCCAGAGAAGGCTTCTTACATGGCAGTATCCAATTTCTTGGCAGCACGATTGGCACAATGTTGACCGACCCCATAGGCATATTGGCACatttggaaacatatttgaaaCCTGGTATCATACAGAAAATGGTAAAGAAAAGGTGAGAAAACGTCAAGAAATGTCCAAACCAGACGAGCAACAGACAATAGCGAAAAAGTTTtggggaaaagaaaaaagagattatGAAGAAATTGCAGCTAAAGCTTTTAAATTTAATAGCACTATTCTGACATATTAGACAGAAAGAAACCTGAGTTTGACTTGTTGGTAGTGGACGGCAAAAACTGATACCAGCGTTTCGTTTCGGACGAACCTGCGTGGCATTATGAAGATATTGCAGATAAAGGCATTAAAATTAACAGTTcgagaaaataatttataatgaaCCACCCTTGCAGAATTTAGGCAGTGGACAGACATATCAGACATTATAATAGTTCATGTACACAAGTTTTGACAGAATATGACAGCAGAGCCTCGTGGGGCTGTAACTGCAGAAAATGAGTTTCACGCAACAATGAAACAAAGTCCTGCATCAATTCTTGGCCCTGCAATGCTTCGGAATAGGGCCATCAATAGCTTTCCTCGTCTGTTTCAGGCCTGCGGAGGTAGTATCGTAAACAGTTGGTCAACACCTGCAAGCACATTTAACCTCGTTAACTAGAGTGACACCTCCGACTCATCAACCTACAAAACAAGGCATGTATAGTATTCCGGCGTGTATCTGGTTCCCTCCGAAAATAAGAATGCAAGTGTCTAGCATTCTGAAAAATAAGTTCAACACTAAATAATTATTTTGCGTTAATACAGTTTGAACCATGGCCCCTTGTTGGCTACTCCAGACATGCCAAAATGCAAATGGCTCCAGACCCCATATATTTAGTCATTGAAGAATAACTACTATAAAATGAATTTTACCTGTGACAATGAACTGTTCAATGCAGCACCTCTGTAGCTTACATGAAACATATCCTTCGCTACTAGGCCCTGCAAGATAACACAAATATAAGCTTCACTCTTGTTCTTTATTCTTATTTTCCTTGGGTGCAGGATGAGAAAGAGACCTCAGTGTCAATCTCTGCTGACTCCACGTCTATATTGATGTCTGTTATGATCTTGATGATCTCCAAGAGTAGTCCTGGTCGATCAGCAGTCTCAATGTAGAGCAAGCTGGAAGATAAAATGTTCAGTTGGAGTTCGAAGATAATTCTTGAAATTCCTAATAATATAATAAGACTATTACTCAAAAGAACAAGAGCaaataatgaaataaaagcaCATCAAGTTTTATTATTAATTTGCAAATAGCAATGAAACATATGTAACACCCTAAAGGCACAAGAGAATCCTCGAGTGTAGAAAGGACAAACAGGAAATCTTGTAACAGGATGTAGCCATTTGCTAACGCAATACGGAATAAGAAAGATGTTGTTCCCGATCGAGTTATGCCAATTAATAACAAGGATTAACTGACATAGAAGTGCCATTatcttaaatataatttaaatgtcTACACTAGGAAGCATAATTTTGCGCGCGTGCACACACACATCAATGCCTTGAGACCACTGCTAAGACATCTAAATCCCATAAAACATAATGTATAATTGATTATTGTATGTATTCAGTTCATTGCCAAACAAACAAAAAAGTCAAACTGAAAAGCATCAGTATAACATACTGACCTCAAATAAAGGGAAAATAGCTAAAGATGAAATAACTTACCTTCTCTTTGGTCCATCATCTTGCAGAAATACCTGTGTGGCAACATCAATATCTAGCTGTTGATTAAGAAATCAAAGATTTAGTAACTCATTTTGGAAAGCATGAATGACCACAAGACCATCTGAATTTGAATAACTATTTTTCAAGTCTGAATAAACAAGCATCAGATCCTCGTataggacaaggactttattccATGACACAAGCAGTGTGCAGCACCTTGCTCATGCCAAACTAGTGCTACCATGCATGCCATGTGTCAAGTACTTTAGTGGGTATCACTCTTGAGGCTTGTTCATTCCTATGCAACCAGCACTGCATGCGTCACCTTCTGTCAGATACTTCTCTCCTCATCatcctcctcccctcctcttcttttctgcctcctccttttcctcctctttttctcttctctcctgcttccccttctccaCCCTTCCCCCTTTGGGTATGTCAGTATGCTAGCACATATCAGACCCATAACAGTCCAACCATTGATTGGTATGGACTCGGTAACCAAAATTGTATTTCTTGGTTGTGACTATTTTGAACAAAGTAAAATGACTAAAAAACATAACTAAAATCTATGAATCCTCATATCTGTAACATTAAGGGTATTTAAAAGCAACACAAGCAAAAAGATGTAAAAagcaacaaacaaaataaatgtTTACATAATAAATAATCAACCGGAATATAAAAGGCATCAAAATTcacattttatttataaaaaaattgtgaGTAACTAACAAGAGAGAACTTATATTAAAATATGAGAATCCACAAGAACCAGATATACTCTCATCAATCACAACAATATCATTAGCAAACAATGCACACCACAAAAGTCTACCCTGGATAGGGATAGCAAATCATCCCTCCATGTCAACAACAACACAAGTTTGTTATACACATTTTTCTTACTTCAATATAAATTCCAAGTTTGTTATACTCTCATCAATCACAACTTTTCTAAAACACACTTTATAAATATTGTGGAACTAAATCATATGCTTCTTTAAGTCACTCAAAACCATATGCAAATATTTTTTCCTCTCTATATTTCTCCATTAACTTTGTGAATAAATAACATCTAGTTGATCTTAAAAGCATCAGACTAAACTCATAAAACTATATCCTATCTTTCCTTCAACAATTCTTTCCTATGTATCATTAGCTTAGTTTTCTCTGCAATAATAGCATCTTTGACCATCTCCCTCGGATCAAAATGACTGGTCTTATTTTAGAGAACATTTTTTAGGGTTCAAATTTTTGTTAAATATCATTGTCTCCTGAATTCTCTCAAAACTTGATAGTGATTCTTTCAAGTCCTAACTCATACCTATTTTCATCTTCAAAGCATAGTTAGTCAGACAAGTATCAGGATTGGGTTCAGTTAGAAAACTGGTGTCAAAGAATTAGTTGGGCCAGATCTATCgaaaaattaataaaaagtaaAATAAACCATAAAAGGCAAAACATTAGGaaactataaaataaattttatgaacatgaaatttataaaacatgataAAATTTCTCTTACTTTCAAGTGTTATTAAATATCTAACTTATAAGGATATGATTccctaatataaatgataaaaattataTGAAAGATGGCAATGTTAAAATGGAAATTAATTCATTAAATAACTatgatatatttattaaaatgaataATAGTTAGACAATAGTAAGATATTACTGTACAAAACAACCATTAAATATTTATCATACAAAATACTCAGAATTTATCCACCTATAGCTCTGATGATGGCGATAGACCTTAATGTGGGCCATAATAGTCTCTTATAACCGTATAGGTGAAGTGTAAGGTAGTGCAAATTTGTAACTTTAGAAAAATAGAATATTTTATTTGAAGAGTATATGAACAGTAATTTATTTGAAGAGAACACAAACAGTAATCAGAAAAAATCCAAATCTCATGAATTCTCCTTAATTTGTGAAATCATCCCTGCTTTCTTTAAAAACTTACAGCTTACTCCCCatcatcttctttcttctctcaaataattcttttccctattAACTGCAGATGGCAAACATTGTGATAAAGATAACATTAGAAATTTAATTGTTAGAGTGAATAGCTCTTCTATCATTCATAACCATAGCCACAGGATCCATTTTTCTCTTTCCAGTATCTTGGTTTTCTCATTACCCCACTCGTCCCTTCAAtttactttttcttcttttgaggcGATCAACTTCGTTAGAATTGGCCAACATTGGCCTACTCCAATTTAGTTACATCAACTTCATATAATTCCAAGTGATTTCCTGACAATAAGATGAAGAAATCAATCAATATTGCATCCATGTTCCACTGTACCAATATGGATTTCCACTATACCAGCATGGATTGGATACACCATTACaaaatcaatttatatagcaAAATGTGCAGAAAAGCTTCTTTAACTCATCAACTTAATTTTTATGGACAAGTCTACTATTTCAAGATTTACAATTAATTAAAATTGATTGTATTGAAAGTTATCTATGGAatgcttattatttttttttttataaaaaacctCCATCTTTATTTCTGTATCATTAACAAGTACTTGTTGCTTCATCCATTATGCATCTAATATTATATACATCTCAAACCGTCCATTCGGTAGCCTTGGCAATCCAACAAATCCAAGTCCCAAACTCCTTTTTCCAATCCACTCTTAAAAGGCATTGTATTATTATCACTTTCCTAAATTCCATCATTTAGTTCAAGTAAAGAAATTTCCTATGAGCTGGGGAGTCTTGGTATGACGGTAAGGTTGCAACCTGAGGAAATAGGGTTTGAGTGATGGAAACACTCTCTCTATGTTTATAGGTAAGACTATATGTTAATCCTCCCTATACCTCGTGCAATGATTACAGCTCTCAAGAAAAATTTACCACTTacgtttttagatttttttttgacACATTACCTCTTTATCAATGCCTATCGATGGACAAACTTACAAAAAAGAAATCTGACCACTTAACATGAGAGCACAAAAGACAAAAAACAATAGCATTTTCTAATAATAGCTTGGTTAGATAGTTTCAACCAAAAAACATCAGACTATATACCTTTTTCTCTGGGGGTTTGACTCCAAAAACTTCACCCATTGCCAGCCTTTCACTCGATTCCTATTAAAGAGACACTTAATTAAAAGAATAAAACAAATAGACCATCTAAAATTAAGCAAGCTAAGTAGTTACACACAGGATGATACTTCAAAAGATTGTTGATGATGGAAAGGCGAATCTTTTCTAGCATAGCTGGATCCTCAACCTTCCGCCCCCTGAAAAGTTAATTGAAGCTACTATTAGATCCAGTTAATAGCACATGAAGCTTGTTCAATGCTATAATTAACATTAAGAATATTCTTTTCAAGATAGAATAGTGCATATAGACATGCATGAATTTTTTATTCTAATCTAGCAGATGTGTAAAACATTTACCAGTGGTTTTTgttattcatgatgcatatactAGAAAGTTTATATATGCACAAATGAATAATATTCATACACTAAACAAATTTTTTAGCATGGCATATTTTTACTCCCTCAGCAACCAATCTTAGTAATCAATATACAAAGTTCCCAAGCTTGCAAGATATACACTAGAAATCAAAACAGTAGTTGGTTGTGTGAACCTAGATTCAGCATATGATGCTTGTAGATGGCATGGACCACACAAGTCTTTGGTAAGGACTAGGGAGCAACTGAATTTTAGTTGGTCATGAGATTTGAGTTGAGAGCCATCATTTCAATTTAAGACTcaattgttttttgttttttgttttccttgtATTACTTGGATTTTAACGAGTTCAAATGAGGTATcgctaaattaaaatatttaagtcaGTTAAGGTTCAGTAAGATATCTTAAGTGGCACTTACCTTGAGTGATACACTGCATCATCACTGAAGCAGTGGGCCCATTGTGAGGTATTCATCCAAATGAAAGAGATGGGAAAAGAGGATAAACATTCAGCTCTTTTGAGGTGCATGGGAGAGC is from Musa acuminata AAA Group cultivar baxijiao chromosome BXJ3-8, Cavendish_Baxijiao_AAA, whole genome shotgun sequence and encodes:
- the LOC103995925 gene encoding cytochrome P450 94C1-like — protein: MAAAVWLQSYVSSFFFIFAATFIAFSGLLLLVRWRPWCNCSVCRAYLSSTWTAEFDNLCDWYAHLLRQSPTGTVQIHVLGNTITANPDNVEYMLKTNFDNFPKGKPFSTILGDLLGHGIFNVDGEAWRFQRKMASLELGSASLRSYAFRIVSGEVHHRLLPLLAFVSDPSGDNTVELQDVFRRFAFDTVCKISFGLDPGCLELSLPMSEFAMAFDRASTLLARRGATIAPLVWKLKRFLNVGSERELRRSIRRVNVLADEVIRQRRVLGSASGHDLLSRFMSSVEDDRYLRDIVISFLLAGRDTVASSLTSVFFLLSQHPKVVAAIRDEVAAVTKGKDENDEVPTYEQLKGMHYVTAVLHESLRLYPPVQFDSKFCLEDDVLPDGTMVTKNARVTYHPYAMGRMERIWGSDCFDFKPERWLRDGLFTPEGLFKYPVFQAGLRVCLGKEMALMEMKAVIVSVVPRFDIEVINGGRSPHFTPGLTATITGGLSVRVHRRTATACE